In a genomic window of Lycium ferocissimum isolate CSIRO_LF1 chromosome 9, AGI_CSIRO_Lferr_CH_V1, whole genome shotgun sequence:
- the LOC132029750 gene encoding tRNA (cytosine(38)-C(5))-methyltransferase 2 isoform X1, which produces MELEGSRKPLRVLEFYSGIGGMRYSLLKADVNATVVEAFDINDLANDVYQHNFGHRPFQGNIQTLSAVNLDSYNADAWLLSPPCQPYTRQGDELHSPIPLWPYELKSFCYIFVSGLQKGSSDARASSFLKILELIPQLLRPPSYLFVENVVGFETSDTHAILVEILEKNSFVIQEFILSPLQFGLPYSRPRYYCLAKRKPLSFEVPEFNNQLLRTPGPLLGQTESTVEKEHLQSPEYWDELLQACQPVDDFLAFKTFGNGKDSSTYSFHANDSAKSDRSDEENNVYFVPSSLIERWGSAMDIVYPHSKRCCCFTKSYYRYVKGTGSLLATVQEKTENRTPSLQDLSLRYFTPREVANLHSFPEDFQFPQQISLRQCYAMLGNSLSVGVVAPLLQYLFINPS; this is translated from the exons ATGGAgttggaaggttctagaaagCCATTGCGAGTGCTGGAGTTCTACAGTGGAATTGGCGGCATGCGATATTCTCTCCTCAAAGCTGACGTCAACGCCACCGTTGTTGAAGCTTTTGACATAAATGACCTCGCTAATGACGTTTATCAGCACAATTTCGGTCACCGCCCTTTTCAG GGTAACATTCAGACTCTGAGTGCCGTTAATCTTGACAGCTACAACGCTGATGCTTGGTTACTTTCTCCTCCTTGTCAGCCATATACTCGACAAGGTGATG AATTGCATTCCCCCATTCCCTTATGGCCATATGAACTGAAATCTTTTTGTTACATTTTTGTGTCAGGACTCCAGAAAGGTTCTAGTGATGCGCGGGCATCATCATTTCTTAAAATTCTGGAACTTATACCACAGCTATTGCGGCCTCCATCATATCTTTTTGTGGAAAATGTAGTAGGATTTGAG ACTTCTGATACCCATGCGATATTGGtcgaaatattggaaaagaataGTTTTGTTATACAAGAATTTATCTTGAGTCCACTGCAATTTGGACTGCCATATTCTCGGCCTCGTTATTATTGCTTG GCCAAAAGGAAACCTTTATCCTTTGAAGTACCTGAATTTAACAATCAGCTTCTTCGGACCCCTGGCCCTTTACTTGGACAGACTGAAAGCACAGTGGAAAAGGAACATCTGCAGTCACCAGAGTACTGGGATGAGCTGCTTCAAGCTTGTCAACCTGTAGATGATTTCCTTGCATTTAAAACTTTTGGTAATGGGAAGGACTCATCAACTTACTCTTTCCATGCCAATGATTCTGCAAAATCAGATAGAAGTGATGAGGAAAATAATGTATACTTTGTTCCGTCAAGTCTAATTGAAAGATGGGGAAGTGCCATGG ATATTGTCTATCCTCATTCAAAGCGTTGCTGTTGTTTTACAAAAAGCTATTACAGATATGTGAAAGGTACTGGCTCCCTGTTGGCAACTGTCCAG GAAAAGACAGAGAATAGAACACCTTCACTGCAGGATCTGTCTCTTAGATACTTCACACCTAGGGAG GTTGCGAATTTGCATTCTTTTCCAGAAGACTTCCAGTTTCCACAACAGATCAGTCTTCGCCAATG TTATGCAATGCTAGGAAACAGTTTAAGTGTGGGAGTGGTTGCTCCACTGCTTCAATATCTCTTTATCAACCCCTCATGA
- the LOC132029750 gene encoding tRNA (cytosine(38)-C(5))-methyltransferase 2 isoform X2, which produces MELEGSRKPLRVLEFYSGIGGMRYSLLKADVNATVVEAFDINDLANDVYQHNFGHRPFQGNIQTLSAVNLDSYNADAWLLSPPCQPYTRQGLQKGSSDARASSFLKILELIPQLLRPPSYLFVENVVGFETSDTHAILVEILEKNSFVIQEFILSPLQFGLPYSRPRYYCLAKRKPLSFEVPEFNNQLLRTPGPLLGQTESTVEKEHLQSPEYWDELLQACQPVDDFLAFKTFGNGKDSSTYSFHANDSAKSDRSDEENNVYFVPSSLIERWGSAMDIVYPHSKRCCCFTKSYYRYVKGTGSLLATVQEKTENRTPSLQDLSLRYFTPREVANLHSFPEDFQFPQQISLRQCYAMLGNSLSVGVVAPLLQYLFINPS; this is translated from the exons ATGGAgttggaaggttctagaaagCCATTGCGAGTGCTGGAGTTCTACAGTGGAATTGGCGGCATGCGATATTCTCTCCTCAAAGCTGACGTCAACGCCACCGTTGTTGAAGCTTTTGACATAAATGACCTCGCTAATGACGTTTATCAGCACAATTTCGGTCACCGCCCTTTTCAG GGTAACATTCAGACTCTGAGTGCCGTTAATCTTGACAGCTACAACGCTGATGCTTGGTTACTTTCTCCTCCTTGTCAGCCATATACTCGACAAG GACTCCAGAAAGGTTCTAGTGATGCGCGGGCATCATCATTTCTTAAAATTCTGGAACTTATACCACAGCTATTGCGGCCTCCATCATATCTTTTTGTGGAAAATGTAGTAGGATTTGAG ACTTCTGATACCCATGCGATATTGGtcgaaatattggaaaagaataGTTTTGTTATACAAGAATTTATCTTGAGTCCACTGCAATTTGGACTGCCATATTCTCGGCCTCGTTATTATTGCTTG GCCAAAAGGAAACCTTTATCCTTTGAAGTACCTGAATTTAACAATCAGCTTCTTCGGACCCCTGGCCCTTTACTTGGACAGACTGAAAGCACAGTGGAAAAGGAACATCTGCAGTCACCAGAGTACTGGGATGAGCTGCTTCAAGCTTGTCAACCTGTAGATGATTTCCTTGCATTTAAAACTTTTGGTAATGGGAAGGACTCATCAACTTACTCTTTCCATGCCAATGATTCTGCAAAATCAGATAGAAGTGATGAGGAAAATAATGTATACTTTGTTCCGTCAAGTCTAATTGAAAGATGGGGAAGTGCCATGG ATATTGTCTATCCTCATTCAAAGCGTTGCTGTTGTTTTACAAAAAGCTATTACAGATATGTGAAAGGTACTGGCTCCCTGTTGGCAACTGTCCAG GAAAAGACAGAGAATAGAACACCTTCACTGCAGGATCTGTCTCTTAGATACTTCACACCTAGGGAG GTTGCGAATTTGCATTCTTTTCCAGAAGACTTCCAGTTTCCACAACAGATCAGTCTTCGCCAATG TTATGCAATGCTAGGAAACAGTTTAAGTGTGGGAGTGGTTGCTCCACTGCTTCAATATCTCTTTATCAACCCCTCATGA
- the LOC132029750 gene encoding tRNA (cytosine(38)-C(5))-methyltransferase 2 isoform X4, producing MELEGSRKPLRVLEFYSGIGGMRYSLLKADVNATVVEAFDINDLANDVYQHNFGHRPFQGNIQTLSAVNLDSYNADAWLLSPPCQPYTRQGDELHSPIPLWPYELKSFCYIFVSGLQKGSSDARASSFLKILELIPQLLRPPSYLFVENVVGFETSDTHAILVEILEKNSFVIQEFILSPLQFGLPYSRPRYYCLAKRKPLSFEVPEFNNQLLRTPGPLLGQTESTVEKEHLQSPEYWDELLQACQPVDDFLAFKTFGNGKDSSTYSFHANDSAKSDRSDEENNVYFVPSSLIERWGSAMDHRYCLSSFKALLLFYKKLLQICERYWLPVGNCPEMEKETE from the exons ATGGAgttggaaggttctagaaagCCATTGCGAGTGCTGGAGTTCTACAGTGGAATTGGCGGCATGCGATATTCTCTCCTCAAAGCTGACGTCAACGCCACCGTTGTTGAAGCTTTTGACATAAATGACCTCGCTAATGACGTTTATCAGCACAATTTCGGTCACCGCCCTTTTCAG GGTAACATTCAGACTCTGAGTGCCGTTAATCTTGACAGCTACAACGCTGATGCTTGGTTACTTTCTCCTCCTTGTCAGCCATATACTCGACAAGGTGATG AATTGCATTCCCCCATTCCCTTATGGCCATATGAACTGAAATCTTTTTGTTACATTTTTGTGTCAGGACTCCAGAAAGGTTCTAGTGATGCGCGGGCATCATCATTTCTTAAAATTCTGGAACTTATACCACAGCTATTGCGGCCTCCATCATATCTTTTTGTGGAAAATGTAGTAGGATTTGAG ACTTCTGATACCCATGCGATATTGGtcgaaatattggaaaagaataGTTTTGTTATACAAGAATTTATCTTGAGTCCACTGCAATTTGGACTGCCATATTCTCGGCCTCGTTATTATTGCTTG GCCAAAAGGAAACCTTTATCCTTTGAAGTACCTGAATTTAACAATCAGCTTCTTCGGACCCCTGGCCCTTTACTTGGACAGACTGAAAGCACAGTGGAAAAGGAACATCTGCAGTCACCAGAGTACTGGGATGAGCTGCTTCAAGCTTGTCAACCTGTAGATGATTTCCTTGCATTTAAAACTTTTGGTAATGGGAAGGACTCATCAACTTACTCTTTCCATGCCAATGATTCTGCAAAATCAGATAGAAGTGATGAGGAAAATAATGTATACTTTGTTCCGTCAAGTCTAATTGAAAGATGGGGAAGTGCCATGG ATCACAGATATTGTCTATCCTCATTCAAAGCGTTGCTGTTGTTTTACAAAAAGCTATTACAGATATGTGAAAGGTACTGGCTCCCTGTTGGCAACTGTCCAG AAATGGAGAAGGAAACTGAATAG
- the LOC132029750 gene encoding tRNA (cytosine(38)-C(5))-methyltransferase 2 isoform X3, producing MELEGSRKPLRVLEFYSGIGGMRYSLLKADVNATVVEAFDINDLANDVYQHNFGHRPFQGNIQTLSAVNLDSYNADAWLLSPPCQPYTRQGDELHSPIPLWPYELKSFCYIFVSGLQKGSSDARASSFLKILELIPQLLRPPSYLFVENVVGFETSDTHAILVEILEKNSFVIQEFILSPLQFGLPYSRPRYYCLAKRKPLSFEVPEFNNQLLRTPGPLLGQTESTVEKEHLQSPEYWDELLQACQPVDDFLAFKTFGNGKDSSTYSFHANDSAKSDRSDEENNVYFVPSSLIERWGSAMDIVYPHSKRCCCFTKSYYRYVKGTGSLLATVQKWRRKLNSWMQIFGNSKKHKISDMQPCFCITWRIN from the exons ATGGAgttggaaggttctagaaagCCATTGCGAGTGCTGGAGTTCTACAGTGGAATTGGCGGCATGCGATATTCTCTCCTCAAAGCTGACGTCAACGCCACCGTTGTTGAAGCTTTTGACATAAATGACCTCGCTAATGACGTTTATCAGCACAATTTCGGTCACCGCCCTTTTCAG GGTAACATTCAGACTCTGAGTGCCGTTAATCTTGACAGCTACAACGCTGATGCTTGGTTACTTTCTCCTCCTTGTCAGCCATATACTCGACAAGGTGATG AATTGCATTCCCCCATTCCCTTATGGCCATATGAACTGAAATCTTTTTGTTACATTTTTGTGTCAGGACTCCAGAAAGGTTCTAGTGATGCGCGGGCATCATCATTTCTTAAAATTCTGGAACTTATACCACAGCTATTGCGGCCTCCATCATATCTTTTTGTGGAAAATGTAGTAGGATTTGAG ACTTCTGATACCCATGCGATATTGGtcgaaatattggaaaagaataGTTTTGTTATACAAGAATTTATCTTGAGTCCACTGCAATTTGGACTGCCATATTCTCGGCCTCGTTATTATTGCTTG GCCAAAAGGAAACCTTTATCCTTTGAAGTACCTGAATTTAACAATCAGCTTCTTCGGACCCCTGGCCCTTTACTTGGACAGACTGAAAGCACAGTGGAAAAGGAACATCTGCAGTCACCAGAGTACTGGGATGAGCTGCTTCAAGCTTGTCAACCTGTAGATGATTTCCTTGCATTTAAAACTTTTGGTAATGGGAAGGACTCATCAACTTACTCTTTCCATGCCAATGATTCTGCAAAATCAGATAGAAGTGATGAGGAAAATAATGTATACTTTGTTCCGTCAAGTCTAATTGAAAGATGGGGAAGTGCCATGG ATATTGTCTATCCTCATTCAAAGCGTTGCTGTTGTTTTACAAAAAGCTATTACAGATATGTGAAAGGTACTGGCTCCCTGTTGGCAACTGTCCAG AAATGGAGAAGGAAACTGAATAGCTGGATGCAAATTTTTGGTAACTCTAAGAAACATAAGATATCAGACATGCAACCATGCTTCTGCATAACATGGAGGATAAATTGA
- the LOC132029752 gene encoding ABC transporter F family member 3-like, with product MHPLMFTQYAFLPQNWISLPSSLSGQKSRVAFANITFKKPHILFLDELSDHLDLDAVEALTQGLVLFQRGVLMVSHDEHLTSGTVDQLWPSLRAG from the exons ATGCATCCATTGATGTTTACTCAGTATGCCTTTCTCCCTCAAAACTGGATTTCGTTGCCTTCCTCACTCA GTGGCCAAAAAAGCAGAGTTGCATTTGCAAACATAACTTTCAAGAAGCCTCACATATTGTTTCTTGATGAGCTATCAGATCACTTG GATCTGGACGCTGTGGAGGCCCTGACACAAGGTCTTGTCTTGTTCCAAAGAGGCGTACTGATG GTTAGTCATGACGAGCATTTAACATCTGGTACTGTTGATCAACTCTGGCCGTCTCTGAGGGCAGGGTGA